A portion of the Podospora pseudoanserina strain CBS 124.78 chromosome 2, whole genome shotgun sequence genome contains these proteins:
- a CDS encoding hypothetical protein (EggNog:ENOG503NWXB; COG:F), which produces MNSPFPKSTSVPGQGHLVAKLLPEGISGLETFTYQYPLKLISPSRPSEDESVLVFLLSYGGGLVAGDKVNLKVDVRAKAKLTIVTQGHTKVFTSTSPDIVTRQDMHAHIASEGALCLLPDPVQPFAGSVYEQTQIFRLEEDASICLLDWVTRGRTARGENWSFVRWVGRNEIWTIPAAQEDGKTDSRERLLVRDAVILDSNRSHPELAKLRDSMHGVGIVGTLLLRGPLMKSLGDFFLAEFAALPRLGARDFRSDAAKQAAALAQATPREKWRAERLVMENNSKLLWSAANVRGCVVVKFGAPEVEDGRLWIGSMLQEEGSISHHFGDHALMCVR; this is translated from the coding sequence ATGAACTCACCATTTCCCAAATCTACGTCCGTTCCGGGGCAGGGCCACCTCGTCGCAAAGCTCCTACCCGAGGGCATCTCCGGCCTTGAGACCTTCACCTACCAGTACCCTCTCAAACTCATCTCACCTTCACGACCGTCCGAAGATGAGAGCGTGCTGGTCTTCCTACTCTCCTATGGCGGCGGACTGGTGGCTGGCGACAAGGTCAATCTTAAGGTCGACGTGCGAGCCAAGGCCAAGCTGACCATCGTCACACAAGGCCACACCAAGGTCTTCAcgtccacctcccccgacaTCGTCACGCGACAGGACATGCATGCCCACATTGCGTCCGAAGGCGCACTCTGCCTCTTGCCCGATCCGGTGCAGCCATTCGCGGGGAGTGTGTATGAGCAAACACAGATATTTCGgcttgaggaggacgccTCGATATGTCTTCTCGACTGGGTCACGCGGGGTCGCACTGCGCGAGGAGAGAACTGGAGTTTTGTGCGATGGGTTGGGCGCAATGAGATATGGACTATCCCTGCTGCTCAGGAAGACGGAAAGACGGATTCGAGAGAAAGGTTGCTTGTCAGAGATGCCGTGATCCTGGACAGCAACAGGTCTCACCCGGAACTGGCCAAGCTGCGAGACTCGATGCACGGCGTGGGTATCGTGGGGACACTGCTGCTCAGGGGGCCACTGATGAAGTCGCTGGGAGACTTCTTCCTGGCCGAGTTCGCTGCTCTCCCGAGACTTGGGGCTCGTGATTTCCGAAGCGATGCTGCTAAGCAGGCAGCAGCGTTAGCTCAGGCAACTCCGCGAGAAAAATGGAGGGCCGAGAGACTCGTGATGGAAAATAACAGCAAGCTGTTGTGGTCGGCCGCCAACGTACggggttgtgtggtggtcAAGTTCGGAGCCCCTGAGGTGGAAGACGGACGGCTGTGGATTGGATCCATGCTGCAGGAAGAGGGAAGCATCTCGCACCACTTTGGAGACCATGCCCTTATGTGTGTACGATGA
- a CDS encoding hypothetical protein (COG:K; EggNog:ENOG503P3EY), whose protein sequence is MPPKTTPRGRGRGRGGTARGGSASAPVAGDGSAEPAIAVVKSETDTPASASTSTSAPPPGRSATATPAGTRVPPKFKPKNVRRSSADRERLARELGQISKAKDEAEEKRKARLAKANVRGRGRGGGFRGGARGTVALGPLAGGGAFGGGGSSGGGHFGRADYIKNEAGGLFGSDGRVNADLLHDYVQDYDDDNKDRPLMPMGIRRVQPKSQEDSTEDNADEEEDSDEEGLFVNDKERATKDRLAAKQAAKVKTEGGGQDVDMDSIPPRYGEADTAGYEDMLLVDTSQKLQISSGKAEELRRQRRLFSEPLDDRAFIFQFPVRPPLYVVKDDGSLAKTEGDDEVVTLDGQQQGNAPVDLTTGVKEEEVAEEESKEEEEKPVVPQAGYLGKLIVRKSGKVEIDWGGYPMDSGTGVAPRHLSTAVLLEMEDAKPGEPPRGFAYSMGRVEAVFSSVLRTSDMEPWVVDGQVPGAAGSA, encoded by the exons atgccccccaaaaccacccccagaGGGCGTGGTCGAGGTAGAGGAGGTACCGCCCGCGGCGGCTCTGCCTCTGCCCCGGTCGCCGGCGATGGTTCCGCTGAGCCGGCTATTGCTGTGGTCAAATCCGAGACAGACACACCAGCATCAGCTTCGACGTCCACATCAGCCCCCCCCCCGGGCCGGTCAGCAACTGCGACACCCGCTGGTACCAGAGTACCTCCAAAGTTCAAACCAAAGAATGTCCGTCGTAGCTCAGCAGATCGTGAGAGACTTGCCCGCGAACTCGGCCAAATCAGCAAGGCTAaggacgaggccgaggagaagcgAAAGGCTCGTTTAGCCAAGGCCAACGTACGAGgccgtggccgtggtggcggTTTCCGTGGTGGCGCTCGAGGCACAGTTGCACTCGGTCctcttgctggtggaggagcat tcggcggcggcggctcctCAGGCGGTGGTCACTTTGGTAGGGCTGATTACATCAAGAACGAGGCCGGCGGTCTCTTCGGCAGTGACGGCAGAGTCAACGCGGATCTATTGCACGACTACGTCCAAGATTACGATGACGACAACAAAGACCGGCCCCTTATGCCTATGGGTATCCGACGTGTGCAGCCAAAGTCTCAGGAGGACAGCACCGAGGACAATGcagacgaagaggaggattcCGATGAGGAGGGCCTCTTTGTGAATGACAAGGAGCGGGCTACGAAGGATAGGCTTGCTGCCAAACAAGCCGCCAAGGTAAAAACTGAGGGCGGTGGCCAGGATGTTGATATGGACAGCATTCCCCCTCGCTATGGGGAAGCCGACACAGCCGGCTACGAAGATATGTTACTGGTGGATACGAGCCAGAAGCTCCAAATCAGCAGCGGAAAAGCTGAGGAACTGCGGAGACAGCGCCGCCTCTTTTCGGAACCGTTGGACGACCGCGCGTTTATCTTTCAGTTCCCCGTCAGACCACCGCTTTACGTCGTCAAAGATGACGGCTCGCTCGCCAAGACTgagggcgacgacgaggtggTCACGCTGGACGGTCAGCAACAGGGCAATGCTCCCGTCGATCTGACTACCGGGGttaaggaggaggaggtagcagaggaggagagcaaggaggaagaggaaaagcCAGTGGTGCCGCAGGCGGGATATCTGGGCAAGCTCATCGTGCGAAAGTCAGGAAAGGTTGAGATTGACTGGGGGGGCTATCCCATGGACTCGGGCACTGGTGTTGCGCCCAGACATTTGTCGACGGCTGTTTTgcttgagatggaggatgccAAACCGGGCGAGCCGCCCAGAGGGTTTGCCTACTCGATGGGCCGTGTCGAAGCGGTCTTTTCTTCTGTTCTTAGGACCAGTGATATGGAGccgtgggtggtggatgggcaGGTtcctggtgctgctgggagCGCTTGA
- a CDS encoding hypothetical protein (EggNog:ENOG503NX1V; COG:C) → MVLPSSDGPKEVPIPDTTTETKTQDEGIHVVIIGAGLAGLAAALSTKLANPLHQVTILEAAKELQEVGAGLQVTPNGTRLLSHWGLTPILAPLAAVPTSLSVHRYDGTKLLAHEPNLQERMLERYGFPFWDLHRVDLQREMVKKCSELGITIRLNSRVTSVDFETNTVHLGLVQNPARNTLSGDVILLTDGLWSSIRPLFLGQPSPAILTGDLAYRITLHASHLTGPDADTLRKLITNPTVHFWIGPHSHCVGYSVSSSQTYNLVFLCPDDMPSHVARSDASLQEFRSKFSGWDPLLQKLISQIQSVQKWKLMWLDPLPNWTNPQGTFFLAGDCCHPMLPYLAQGANSSLEDGAVFGHLLSKVRKSTSSSQLPKMGRLYEHLRMERGRRIQLETFNQRNDSHLPDGPAQQARDELMTSQLNDDDVRPGFPSRWTDPEIQAFLYGYDAYEEAERAYQESPY, encoded by the exons ATGGTCCTCCCATCAAGTGACGGGCCAAAAGAGGTGCCTATACCAGACACAACTACTGAAACAAAAACTCAAGATGAAGGCATCcacgtcgtcatcatcggcgccgGCCTAGCAGGTCTAGCAGcagccctctccaccaagctcgccaaccctctccaccaagtAACCATCCTCGAAGCCGCCAAAGAGCTCCAAGAAGTCGGC GCCGGCCTCCAAGTAACCCCAAACGGcacccgcctcctctcccactgGGGcctcacccccatcctcgcccccCTCGCCGCAGtgcccacctccctctccgtccACCGCTACGACGGGACAAAGCTCCTCGCCCACGAACCAAACCTCCAAGAGCGGATGCTGGAACGGTATGGGTTCCCTTTTTGGGATTTACATCGGGTTGATCtgcagagggagatggtgaagaagtgCTCAGAGCTCGGTATCACCATCAGGCTTAACTCCAGGGTCACGTCGGTTGATTTCGAGACGAACACAGTCCATCTCGGGTTAGTCCAGAACCCGGCCAGGAACACGCTCTCAGGGGATGTGATCCTCCTGACCGACGGCCTCTGGTCGTCAATTCGACCATTATTTCTAGgccaaccctccccagcaaTCCTGACAGGCGATCTAGCCTACCGCATCACCCTCCACGCCTCCCACCTGACCGGTCCCGACGCCGACACCCTCCGAAAACTCATCACAAACCCCACAGTGCACTTCTGGATCGGCCCCCACAGCCACTGCGTGGGGTACTcggtctcctcctcccagacCTACaacctcgtcttcctctgCCCAGACGACATGCCCTCCCACGTCGCCAGATCCGACGCCTCCCTCCAGGAATTCAGATCCAAGTTCTCCGGCTGggaccccctcctccagaaaCTCATCTCCCAGATCCAGTCCGTCCAAAAGTGGAAGCTGATGTGGctcgaccccctccccaactgGACCAACCCCCAAGGGACCTTCTTCCTGGCGGGCGACTGCTGCCACCCCATGCTCCCCTACCTAGCCCAAGGcgccaactcctccctcgagGACGGCGCCGTCTTCGGgcacctcctctccaaggTCCGAaaatcaacctcttcctcccagctCCCCAAGATGGGCAGGCTCTACGAACACCTCCGCATGGAACGCGGCCGGCGCATCCAGCTCGAAACCTTCAACCAAAGAAACGACTCGCACCTCCCCGACGGCCCGGCCCAGCAAGCCAGAGACGAGCTCATGACCAGCCAGCTAAACGACGACGATGTCCGCCCAGGGTTCCCATCCAGATGGACAGACCCCGAGATTCAGGCCTTCTTGTATGGGTATGATGCTTACgaagaggcggagagggcCTACCAGGAGAGCCCTTATTGA
- a CDS encoding hypothetical protein (COG:G; EggNog:ENOG503PBRK), with the protein MNVDIEKVASAPSPPPLAAPSSSHPNTKETKLTTAQDADLSDSSDLDSPTTTPDEEEEEEEEFIPPDGGLTAWFQVLAACLINMLAWGYPTAFGVYQLHYRDTLRLPEAQVSWIGSLQVFLAFALCIFSGRLADAGYIKSTIIAGTFLVVFGTFMTSLCKEYWQIFLAQGLCTGLGLGIIFMPPLSVVNSYFKRKKALALAISATGTGLGSVVFPAVIQYLIPKVGFAWAVRCAGFVALGISVVSVVLLRPVLKPRRSGPVFEWDAFREGPYLLFTLGAFLFFWALFFGSFFINAFARNIVGFSTTDSVQLLLITNGMSVVARPITGYLADNYIGPINMHAFQMFLLGCMFFFWLAVDSATGLYVFAIFLGFAMGAAQGVFGGALASLLKDPRKMGTRFGMVCTLCAFSSLAGPPTAGAIIDRSNGTYTWACVWAGTVVVLASFIIMSARIAVTGFKLAVKI; encoded by the exons ATGAACGTTGACATCGAAAAGGTCGCCTCggccccatcaccgccaccactagcagcaccatcatcatcacatcccAACACCAAAGAAACGAAACTCACAACAGCCCAAGATGCAGACCTATCAGACAGCTCCGACCTCgactccccaacaacaacgccagacgaagaagaagaagaagaagaagaattCATCCCCCCCGACGGCGGTCTAACCGCCTGGTTCCAAGTCCTCGCCGCCTGCCTAATCAACATGCTCGCCTGGGGCTACCCAACCGCCTTTGGCGTCTACCAGCTCCACTACCGCGacaccctccgcctccccgaAGCCCAAGTCTCCTGGATCGGCTCCCTCCaagtcttcctcgccttTGCCCTCTGCATCTTCTCCGGCCGCCTCGCCGACGCGGGGTACATCAAGTCGACCATCATCGCCGGGACGttcctcgtcgtctttgGGACCTTTATGACGAGTTTATGTAAAGAGTACTGGCAGATTTTCCTGGCTCAGGGGTTGTGcacggggttggggttggggattaTTTTCATGCCGCCGCTGTCGGTGGTGAACAGTTACTTCAAGAGGAAAAAGGCATTGGCGCTGGCGATTTCGGCTACCGGGACGGGGTTAGGGAGTGTGGTTTTTCCGGCGGTGATTCAGTATTTGATTCCAAAGGTTGGGTTTGCCTGGGCGGTGAGGTGCGCGGGGTTTGTGGCGTTGGGGATTTCGGTTGTGagtgtggtgttgctgaggcCGGTGttgaagccgaggaggagcgggccGGTGTTTGAGTGGGATGCATTCAGGGAGGGGCCGTATTTGTTGTTTACGCTGGGggcgtttttgtttttttgggcGTTGTTTTTCGGGAGCTTCTTT ATTAATGCGTTTGCGAGGAACATTGTTGGGTTCTCGACGACGGACTCGGTGCAGTTGTTGCTCATCACGAACGGGATGAGTGTTGTCGCGAGGCCTATCACAGGGTATTTGGCTGATAACTATATTGGTCCGATCAACATGCATGCCTTCCAGATGTTTCTGCTGGGGTGTatgtttttcttttggctggCGGTGGACTCTGCTACGGGGCTTTATGTGTTTGCCATCTTTCTTGGTTTCGCGATGGGAGCGGCCCAGggtgtgtttggtggtgCGCTTGCCAGTCTCTTGAAGGATCCAAGAAAGATGGGAACGCGGTTCGGCATGGTCTGCACTCTTTGCGCGTTTTCTTCGCTGGCTGGGCCACCAACTGCTGGTGCTATCATCGACAGGTCAAATGGGACATATACATGGGCTTGTGTTTGGGctgggacggtggtggtgttggcttcGTTCATAATAATGTCCGCGAGGATAGCTGTGACGGGGTTTAAGCTGGCTGTTAAGATTTGA
- a CDS encoding hypothetical protein (EggNog:ENOG503NUFW; COG:S), with amino-acid sequence MAAMSPTGIGHGRPGQPNGSISPRTVAEPKQVTFVLIFQASRGRLPLRVKIYPHDATESIVSTVKNFYGLYTTQTISKGVSFEDAEGNILIPHYENFAHDMTVSVRVHDELPRPYSYDHPPAPQHNFYTADTFLSQSPLPPPPRPDDHLFARPHSPPASRLRSPSPNGGRGRRSGSANNNPGSKKVRSRSAKNRSQLNGDSHGESFNGYSSGDGAPGSSSSKSKDHLGNTEISVDNIVEGGRRKRPKFDSSELPLYAPLQMPAATSNPSVSPARRADHQHRPSLPYIQSGPNPFSNPRPSLHSPHSYNNGFAHPSTYPTPSSDMRRSRGSFGFAATPGMPMVATPDGTANSCMSEEDKDVAIQLMRLGEISTHGRTSASTMDDTFSGRADATSSTGATSEADSDHDVPAARRQKLDAAGHHKKVLHTTESHFVGPADGADTSGEDGYCSDSAPKPAMAAPKPRTKLKANTLHQAKAAAAAAAAAAQSKPRPQKPKVKKEPAAVKTAAVNGGTAAALGPMSPASLPASRKQSVASNTGLSLAAGDEEHPDLSTKPRCQRCRKSKKGCDRQRPCGRCKDAGLGADQCISEDEGNGRKGRYGRHMGVPLVKEEVPAAPVAMTTLPPMMGGGFGGGVTGGAEYASEVGGGDKGKKRKR; translated from the exons ATGGCAGCCATGTCGCCAACCGGGATAGGGCACGGGCGCCCAGGTCAGCCTAACGGCAGCATCTCGCCCCGTACCGTCGCGGAGCCCAAGCAGGTTACGTTCGTCTTGATCTTCCAGGCATCGCGGGGGCGCCTGCCCCTTCGTGTCAAGATCTACCCTCACGACGCCACAGAGTCGATCGTGTCGACGGTCAAGAACTTTTACGGTCTGTATACCACCCAGACTATCTCCAAAGGCGTAAGCTTTGAGGATGCGGAGGGCAACATCCTCATTCCCCACTACGAGAACTTTGCTCATGATATGACCGTTTCCGTGCGGGTTCACGACGAGCTTCCCCGGCCGTATTCCTATGACCACCCGCCAGCGCCCCAACACAACTTTTATACCGCCGACACTTTCCTGTCCCAGTCGcctctgccaccacctccgcgcCCAGATGACCATCTCTTTGCCAGACCTCACTCGCCGCCTGCATCACGCCTGCGTAGCCCTTCGCCTAATGGCGGACGTGGACGTCGCAGCGGCTCggcaaacaacaaccccggCTCCAAGAAGGTACGGTCACGTTCTGCCAAGAACAGATCGCAGTTGAATGGCGACAGTCACGGTGAAAGCTTCAACGGCTATAGCAGCGGCGACGGCGCGCCAGGCTCGTCGTCGAGCAAAAGCAAGGACCATCTCGGCAACACGGAAATCAGTGTGGACAATATCGTCGAGGGTGGCCGTCGCAAGCGTCCCAAGTTTGACAGCTCG GAGTTGCCTCTCTATGCCCCTCTGCAGATGCCCGCGGCCACGTCCAACCCTTCCGTCTCACCGGCGCGGCGTGCTGATCATCAGCATCGTCCCTCGCTGCCATATATTCAGTCTGGGCCAAATCCCTTCAGCaatcctcggccttctttgcACTCCCCGCACAGTTACAACAACGGGTTTGCGCACCCTTCCACCTACCCCACGCCCAGCAGTGACATGCGGCGCTCGCGCGGCAGCTTCGGCTTCGCGGCCACGCCGGGGATGCCCATGGTGGCGACACCAGACGGCACCGCCAACAGCTGCATGTCTGAGGAAGACAAGGACGTCGCCATCCAGCTTATGCGCCTGGGTGAGATCTCCACGCATGGCCGGACGTCGGCGTCCACCATGGACGACACCTTTAGTGGCAGAGCGGACGCCACCTCGTCGACGGGTGCCACCAGCGAGGCGGACAGCGATCACGACGTGCCGGCGGCGCGGAGACAGAAGCTCGACGCTGCCGGTCACCACAAGAAGGTCCTCCATACCACAGAGAGCCACTTTGTTGGCCCCGCCGACGGCGCCGACACGAGCGGTGAAGATGGCTACTGCTCGGACAGCGCCCCCAAGCCCGCCATGGCGGCTCCCAAGCCGAGaaccaagctcaaggcgaACACGCTTCACCAAGCCAAGGCTGCCGCGGCTGccgcggctgctgctgcccagtCCAAGCCTCGGCCTCAGAAGcccaaggtcaagaaggagccCGCGGCCGTGAAGACGGCAGCCGTCAACGGTGGTACCGCTGCCGCTTTGGGTCCCATGTCCCCGGCCTCGCTCCCGGCTTCACGCAAGCAGTCTGTCGCGTCCAACACCGGGCTTTCTCTTGCTGCCGGGGATGAGGAGCACCCCGACTTGTCGACCAAGCCTCGCTGCCAGAGGTGTCGCAAAAGCAAGAAGGGGTGCGACAGGCAGAGGCCTTGCGGTCGGTGCAAGGATGCGGGGCTGGGGGCGGATCAGTGCatcagcgaggatgaggggaatgggaggaaggggaggtatgGGAGGCACATGGGGGTGCCGCtcgtcaaggaggaggttcCTGCTGCGCCGGTTGCGATGACGACGTTGCCGCcgatgatggggggtgggttcgGCGGGGGGGTGACTGGCGGGGCGGAGTACGCCtcggaggttggagggggggataaggggaagaagaggaagagatga
- the CLB4 gene encoding B-type cyclin (COG:D; EggNog:ENOG503NWN7), with protein MDAKPQRPLRIYQAAPPITEHIHSNKPSLHQRNKSVGTVKIMANTGALNAPPKRVILHDLSNTNRPIADEPIVKAVRARAKSVVNAAAPTVAGAGRNDEKENHQVAPAPVAKSYNVAPVDVTKPTARNANSLNQQRPVGALAQPPLKNGVPRNIKPTMIYRDSNEQEVAGRVELLTNVDDLVAMVDKQIKRPRQYKSQPSLKAEQASQKPTQSKAAVQTEKLAELDDESDFDDNVTEAAYEDAVEQISYDTAGIGNRNLAELESDVSVSIAQVAKSLPTAEEDEYSDEDHSGVYEDHGYTTAHSYRSHGDNTTGGLTTMVAPASSLNAQRELAIAKDWVLSTQTEEEIEEEAWDVSMVAEYGEEIFAYMRQLEDSMVPNPHYMDNQTEIQWSMRAVLMDWLIQVHHRFCLLPETLFLTVNYIDRFLSVKIVSLGKLQLVGATALFVAAKYEEINCPSVQEIVYMVDSGYNVDEILKAERFMLSMLQFELGWPGPMSFLRRISKADDYELETRTLAKYFLEVTIMDERFVGSPASYIAAGAHCISRMFLEKGDWTLSHVHYSGYTLSQLKPLINMMFECCREPRKHHSAVYDKYSSPKYKNASTYVEAKMLRGVTLSYLYSAMAEAASSSGSECEAFRANHHLPVALEA; from the exons ATGGATGCCAAG CCTCAGCGCCCTCTGCGCATCTACCAAGCCGCCCCTCCTATCACCGAGCACATCCATTCTAACAAGCCCTCCTTGCACCAGCGAAACAAGTCCGTTGGCACCGTCAAGATTATGGCCAACACGGGTGCCCTCAACGCTCCTCCCAAGAGAGTCATCCTCCACGATTTGAGCAACACCAATCGCCCCATTGCCGACGAGCCCATCGTTAAGGCTGTTCGCGCTCGCGCCAAGTCGGTTGTtaatgctgctgctcctaCTGTCGCCGGAGCCGGTCGCaacgacgagaaggagaaccACCAGGTTGCGCCTGCTCCGGTTGCAAAGTCCTACAACGTGGCTCCGGTCGATGTCACAAAGCCCACCGCTCGTAACGCCAACAGCCTCAACCAGCAACGTCCCGTCGGCGCCCTTGCCCAACCTCCTCTGAAGAATGGTGTTCCCAGGAACATCAAGCCCACCATGATCTACAGAGACAGCAATGAGCAGGAAGTCGCCGGTCGTGTCGAGCTTCTTACCAACGTTGACGATCTGGTTGCCATGGTTGACAAGCAGATTAAGCGCCCGCGTCAATACAAGAGCCAGCCATCCTTGAAGGCAGAGCAGGCCTCCCAGAAGCCGACCCAGTCCAAGGCTGCGGTCCAGACCGAGAAGCTCGCCGAGCTCGATGACGAGAGCGATTTTGACGACAATGTTACCGAGGCGGCTTACGAGGACGCCGTGGAGCAGATTTCGTACGACACCGCTGGCATTGGCAACCGCAATCTGGCTGAGCTCGAGTCCGATGTGTCTGTTTCCATCGCGCAGGTGGCCAAGTCCCTTCCCAcagctgaggaggacgagtATTCGGACGAGGATCACTCGGGTGTTTACGAGGATCATGGATACACGACAGCCCACTCCTACCGGTCTCATGGGGACAACACCACGGGCGGACTGACCACCATGGTGGCTCCTGCTTCCAGCCTCAATGCGCAGAGAGAGCTTGCCATTGCCAAGGACTGGGTTCTTTCTACTCAGACGGAGGAAGAGATTGAGGAAGAGGCCTGGGACGTGAGCATGGTGGCCGAGTATGGCGAAGAGATCTTTGCTTACATGAGACAGCTCGAG GATTCCATGGTCCCCAATCCCCACTACATGGATAACCAGACCGAAATCCAGTGGTCGATGCGCGCAGTTCTCATGGACTGGTTGATTCAGGTACATCACCGGTTTTGCCTGCTCCCCGAGACGCTGTTTCTCACCGTCAACTACATTGACCGCTTCCTGTCGGTCAAGATTGTCTCGCTCGGCAAGCTCCAGCTTGTCGGCGCCACGGCCCTCTTCGTTGCCGCCAAGTACGAGGAGATCAACTGCCCATCAGTCCAGGAAATTGTGTACATGGTCGACTCGGGCTACAACGTGGACGAGATCCTGAAGGCGGAGCGCTTCATGCTTAGTATGCTTCAGTTTGAGCTCGGCTGGCCCGGTCCCATGAGCTTCCTGCGTCGCATTAGCAAGGCTGATGATTACGAGTTGGAGACTCGCACTCTGGCCAAGTATTTCTTGGAGGTCACCATCATGGACGAGCGCTTTGTTGGCAGCCCTGCCAGCTACATTGCCGCCGGTGCCCACTGCATCTCTCGCATGTTCCTTGAGAAGGGCGATTGG ACTCTTTCTCACGTTCACTACTCTGGCTACACCTTGAGCCAGCTCAAGCCACTCATCAACATGATGTTTGAATGCTGCCGCGAGCCTCGCAAGCACCACAGCGCTGTCTATGACAAATACTCGTCCCCCAAATACAAGAACGCCTCGACCTATGTTGAGGCCAAGATGCTTCGTGGGGTGACGCTGTCCTACCTCTACAGCGCCATGGCCGAGGCCGCGAGCTCGTCGGGCTCCGAGTGTGAGGCCTTCCGCGCCAACCACCACTTGCCTGTTGCCCTTGAGGCCTAA